Proteins from one Sabethes cyaneus chromosome 2, idSabCyanKW18_F2, whole genome shotgun sequence genomic window:
- the LOC128736362 gene encoding uncharacterized protein LOC128736362 yields the protein MTHEDILHRVKNNHATVNTVYHCLYAFYFLGINRCALAEIFGKSKATICNWIRKYEQDGAFSRKQRMQVYRRFGTTQRQWLLNLYYKEPVVFIDEARDRFQEHFKTCISAASIVRILKTAGLTWKKIERRAIQIRKADILRYADELEAFKWELHQLVFIDEVSFDSRDMLRNYGYGVKGKKVIFRGEFNRRPRESYLCFLGQGGLLESYRTEGTFTRQKFFDCVRKFAIQSSKVEFYPGKNSVWIMDGARIHCDKNIVLYLRSLGILPIFLPAYCPMFNPIEVIFGICKKHLKRNYVENSKKSLSITITETLVKFRNYSCTKLFNKCGYISGNNFDPNTGLAQPLFAFGFEEKK from the exons ATGACCCATGAAGATATCTTGCATCGCGTGAAAAATAATCACGCGActgtaaatacagtctatcaTTGCCTTTACGCTTTTTATTTCCTCGGAATCAATCGATGTGCATTGGCAGAAATATTTGGAAAATCAAAAGCAACAATTTGTAACTGGATTCGTAAGTACGAGCAAGACGGAGCATTTTCAAGAAAGCAACGAATGCAGGTTTATCGACGTTTTGGGACTACGCAACGACAGTGGTTGTTAAACTTATATTATAAGGAACCCGTAGTATTCATAGATGAAGCTAGAGACCGCTTCCAGGAACACTTCAAAACTTGTATTAGTGCTGCATCAattgttcgaattttaaaaacagCTGGACTGACATGGAAGAAAATTGAAAGGCGTGCTATACAAATTCGAAAAGCGGATATTCTCAG GTATGCTGACGAACTAGAAGCATTTAAGTGGGAACTGCATCAACTGGTCTTCATCGATGAAGTATCCTTCGATTCCCGTGACATGCTTCGAAACTACGGATATGGGGTAAAAGGGAAAAAAGTGATTTTCCGTGGAGAGTTCAATCGACGTCCGAGAGAATCTTACCTATGCTTTCTAGGGCAAGGGGGATTGCTTGAATCGTACAGGACTGAGGGTACATTTACTCGTCAAAAGTTTTTTGATTGTGTCAGGAAATTTGCAATCCAAAGCTCAAAAGTAGAATTCTATCCAGGAAAGAACTCTGTTTGGATAATGGATGGTGCCAGGATACATTGCGACAAAAATATAGTGCTATATCTTCGTTCTTTGGGCATATTGCCAATTTTCTTACCAGCGTACTGTCCGATGTTTAATCCGATTGAAGTAATTTTTGGTATATGCAAAAAGCATCTGAAACGAAACTACgtcgaaaatagtaaaaaatcgTTATCTATAACAATAACCGAAACGCTGGTGAAATTCAGAAACTATTCTTGCACAAAACTTTTTAATAAATGTGGCTATATCTCGGGTAACAACTTTGATCCTAATACTGGTCTTGCCCAACCTCTATTCGCTTTTGGttttgaagagaaaaaataa
- the LOC128736361 gene encoding uncharacterized protein LOC128736361 codes for MKRRMRFLVFIVPVSLLLVVGSGPHPVTADFIQNLTNGVRMAGKLFGIDTISDVADLVAKGFSQQGFTSKPDVSAPMQQQAANMMGLMWKMLGMDGSKLGALVMNALIFVAHVIATNLGSFRKPATGQISKEDVPKLDDSTILKTESPLDWLLHNPSKQFRAMLEPIQEGNITDYLEMDLQNLEQAAPEDVGCIKLLVCKIRPFIWKMQEVVRQRLAGSTGSTSESERDSESIVQTIFNSVPNMEEFQANEASCETKFKHCVRSLNRANLYRKQLVHPKCIVMEDETYIKVDAKQIPGLEFFIGKFHLDVPEKFRKK; via the exons ATGAAGCGACGGATGCGGTTTCTGGTCTTCATTGTTCCCGTCTCACTGCTGCTGGTAGTTGGCAGTGGGCCGCACCCGGTGACGGCTGATTTCATTCAGAACCTCACCAACGGAGTTCGGATGGCAGGCAAGCTGTTCGGTATCGATACGATATCGGACGTGGCGGACCTGGTGGCGAAAGGATTTTCACAGCAAGGATTCACGTCGAAACCCGATGTCAGCGCTCCAATGCAGCAACAAGCAGCAAATATGATGGGGCTCATGTGGAAAATGCTCGGGATGGACGGCAGCAAACTAGGGGCGTTGGTCATGAATGCGCTGATTTTTGTTGCCCACGTG ATTGCTACCAACCTAGGATCATTTCGAAAGCCAGCAACGGGTCAGATTTCTAAGGAAGACGTTCCAAAACTAGATGATTCAACAATATTGAAGACTGAATCGCCGCTTGATTGGCTGTTGCACAATCCTTCGAAGCAGTTTCGTGCTATGCTGGAACCGATTCAAGAGGGCAACATTACTGACTATCTTGAGATGGACTTGCAAAACCTGGAACAAGCCGCCCCCGAGGATGTAGGTTGTATCAAACTATTGGTGTGTAAAATAAGACCCTTCATATGGAAAATGCAAGAAGTTGTTCGACAACGTTTGGCCGGCAGCACCGGAAGCACATCGGAATCAGAGAGAGACTCGGAAAGCATTGTACAGACAATCTTCAACAGTGTTCCTAACATGGAAGAATTTCAAGCAAACGAGGCAAGTTGTGAAACGAAGTTTAAGCATTGTGTGCGCTCTTTGAACCGAGC GAATCTGTACCGCAAGCAGTTGGTGCATCCGAAATGCATCGTAATGGAGGATGAGACGTACATTAAAGTGGACGCAAAGCAGATTCCCGGCCTGGAGTTTTTCATCGGCAAGTTCCACCTGGATGTGCCAGAGAAGTTTCGAAAGAAGTAG